A region of Pyxidicoccus parkwaysis DNA encodes the following proteins:
- a CDS encoding GNAT family N-acetyltransferase, translated as MLRPNQSPNMVVYPGDEDVDTVHLGAYTSGRLVGVASLYREPPPDSLRTTTAWRLRGMAVDKTLQGSGFGAALLRACLEHALQQGGTQVWCNARATAMGFYRSLGFSQKGDPFELPGIGLHHFMWRTLESSR; from the coding sequence GTGCTCCGCCCGAACCAGTCGCCCAACATGGTGGTCTACCCCGGGGACGAGGACGTCGACACCGTCCACCTGGGCGCGTACACCAGCGGACGTCTCGTGGGGGTGGCCTCCCTCTACCGGGAGCCTCCGCCGGACTCCCTCCGGACCACGACGGCGTGGCGCCTGAGGGGCATGGCGGTGGACAAGACGCTCCAGGGCTCCGGGTTCGGCGCCGCCCTGCTCCGGGCCTGCCTGGAGCATGCGCTCCAGCAAGGCGGCACCCAGGTGTGGTGCAACGCCCGGGCAACGGCCATGGGGTTCTACCGCTCGCTCGGCTTCTCGCAGAAGGGGGACCCCTTCGAGCTTCCGGGCATCGGCCTCCACCACTTCATGTGGCGAACCCTAGAGTCTTCTCGATGA
- a CDS encoding bifunctional chorismate mutase/prephenate dehydratase, whose protein sequence is MTIPDLEAVRVAIESIDEEILDALRRRMDLADDVARAKLAAAAPFRDQRREDLLLRRIRTRAAEHGLDPHEVERVWRLFIDMSVARQQALVTRLDTTPLRVGYPGVEGSYSHLAARQRYASRPGGVLLTGFDTSREAIEALRRGEQDLVLLPIENTTAGSMNETYDLLAEGGVVITAELVSQVDHRLLGLPGAKLEGLREVLSHPQALAQCESFLRTKVPWARAVPDADTGGAAQKVRERNDPSVAAIASETAAQRFGLEVLARDLQPSSDYTRFVEVGREPTPLAPGVPCKTSLLMVLEHKPGTLGEMLQRLTLRGVNLSKIESRPIPGRPWQYQFYVDVEGHAASAPLMAALEDIRPLTSSLRVLGTYARAEGPHG, encoded by the coding sequence ATGACCATCCCCGACCTGGAGGCAGTGCGCGTCGCCATCGAGAGCATCGACGAGGAAATCCTCGATGCCCTCCGGCGGCGCATGGACCTGGCGGACGACGTGGCGCGGGCGAAATTGGCCGCGGCGGCGCCCTTCCGAGACCAGCGCCGCGAGGACCTCCTCCTGCGCCGCATCCGCACGCGCGCCGCCGAGCACGGGTTGGATCCGCACGAGGTGGAGCGCGTCTGGCGGCTCTTCATCGACATGTCGGTGGCGAGGCAGCAGGCGCTCGTCACGCGGCTGGACACCACGCCCTTGCGCGTGGGCTACCCGGGCGTCGAGGGCTCCTACAGCCACCTGGCCGCACGCCAGCGATACGCGAGCCGGCCCGGCGGCGTGCTGCTCACCGGCTTCGACACGTCCCGGGAGGCCATCGAGGCCCTGCGTCGCGGCGAGCAGGACCTGGTGCTGCTGCCCATCGAGAACACCACCGCGGGCAGCATGAACGAGACGTACGACCTGCTCGCCGAGGGCGGTGTGGTCATCACCGCGGAGCTGGTGAGCCAGGTGGACCACCGGCTGCTGGGACTGCCGGGCGCGAAGCTGGAGGGGCTGCGCGAGGTGCTCTCCCATCCGCAGGCGTTGGCCCAGTGCGAGAGCTTCCTGCGCACGAAGGTGCCGTGGGCGCGCGCGGTGCCGGACGCGGACACGGGCGGCGCGGCGCAGAAGGTGCGCGAGCGGAATGACCCGTCCGTGGCGGCCATCGCCAGCGAGACGGCGGCGCAGCGCTTCGGGCTGGAGGTGCTCGCGCGCGACCTGCAGCCGAGCTCGGACTACACGCGCTTCGTGGAGGTGGGCCGCGAGCCCACGCCGCTGGCTCCGGGCGTGCCGTGCAAGACGTCACTGCTGATGGTGCTGGAGCACAAGCCGGGCACGCTGGGCGAGATGCTCCAGCGGCTCACCCTGCGCGGCGTCAACCTGAGCAAGATTGAGTCGCGGCCCATTCCCGGCCGGCCGTGGCAGTACCAGTTCTACGTGGACGTGGAGGGGCACGCGGCCTCGGCGCCGTTGATGGCGGCGCTGGAGGACATCCGCCCGCTGACCTCGTCCCTGCGCGTGCTGGGCACATATGCACGCGCGGAGGGCCCCCATGGCTGA
- a CDS encoding RNA polymerase sigma factor, protein MGGRFAVKGTAILDEPTSPPRATAARDFDALLEAEQAGLLRLARRLVWDGEEARDVVQATLADAYEKRHALRDVKAGPAWLRSILVSRAMGHLRRRRLWTLVREALDFGPTQDLSPEEHFAGAERWRTFGRALRALPAQQATAFTLRYLEGLDLDAIAGAMRIGRGTVRIHLYRALKKLKAADALEGDTP, encoded by the coding sequence ATGGGAGGTCGTTTCGCCGTGAAGGGCACCGCCATCCTGGACGAGCCGACGAGCCCGCCGCGCGCCACGGCGGCGCGGGACTTCGACGCGCTCCTGGAGGCGGAGCAGGCCGGGCTGCTGCGTCTGGCCCGGAGGCTGGTGTGGGACGGGGAGGAGGCGAGGGACGTCGTCCAGGCCACCCTGGCGGACGCCTACGAGAAGCGCCACGCGCTGCGGGACGTGAAGGCCGGGCCCGCGTGGCTGCGCAGCATCCTGGTGTCCCGCGCCATGGGGCACCTGCGCCGGCGGCGGCTGTGGACGCTGGTGCGCGAGGCACTCGACTTCGGGCCCACGCAGGACCTCTCGCCGGAGGAGCACTTCGCCGGAGCCGAGCGCTGGCGCACCTTCGGCCGCGCGCTGCGGGCGCTGCCCGCGCAGCAGGCCACGGCCTTCACCCTTCGCTACCTGGAGGGCCTCGACCTGGACGCCATCGCCGGGGCCATGCGCATCGGCCGGGGCACCGTCCGCATCCACCTCTACCGCGCCCTCAAGAAGCTGAAGGCCGCCGACGCACTGGAAGGAGACACCCCATGA
- a CDS encoding amino acid permease, translating into MATTPDRERQLEEDAAQLQRLGYAQQLLRDMGGFSNFAVSFSIISILTGAVTLYGHGLRFGGPFVMGVGWPLVAVMTLAVAASLAQLASSFPTAGALYHWAAMLGGPRVGFFTAWLNTVGQFAITAGIDYGLAEFVADMLGLSRERGDVLPLYAVILLSHAVLNHVGVRVVAWLNDFSAWYHLAGVALLIGALAALAPKQDAAFLLSRVSTEHPASYTYGFLIGLLQAQWTFTGYDASAHISEETRDPTRNAPWGIFLSVAVSAVVGYVLLGAVTLAIQDLPATVAAPNPFLYVLTNALGPSIGGALVWVAIGAMWFCGLSSVTSNSRMLFAFARDNGLPGSRWLKHVSPRFRSPSVAVWVSVVAAFVVALWAQAYAAMVALSTLALYASYALPIWVGWRARRNGTWSHQGPWDLGRASPWVNGVALGWCAVITVLFVLPPNQLAGYTFAGALVLLGLYWVLMQRHTFTGPKVTLLRQRADATTSAARSSPSSG; encoded by the coding sequence ATGGCCACCACTCCGGACCGTGAGCGCCAGCTCGAGGAGGATGCCGCCCAGCTCCAGCGGCTGGGGTACGCGCAGCAGCTCCTGCGCGACATGGGCGGCTTCTCCAACTTCGCCGTCTCGTTCTCCATCATCTCCATCCTCACCGGCGCGGTGACGCTGTATGGCCACGGGCTGCGCTTCGGCGGGCCCTTCGTCATGGGCGTGGGCTGGCCGCTGGTGGCGGTGATGACGCTCGCGGTGGCGGCGAGCCTCGCGCAGCTCGCCTCGTCCTTCCCCACGGCGGGCGCGCTCTACCACTGGGCCGCCATGCTCGGCGGGCCTCGCGTGGGCTTCTTCACCGCGTGGCTCAACACCGTGGGCCAGTTCGCGATTACCGCCGGCATCGACTACGGGCTGGCCGAGTTCGTCGCGGACATGCTCGGACTGTCTCGTGAGCGCGGGGACGTGCTGCCGCTGTACGCCGTCATCCTCCTGTCCCACGCGGTGCTCAACCACGTGGGCGTGCGCGTGGTGGCGTGGCTCAATGACTTCTCCGCCTGGTACCACCTGGCCGGCGTGGCGCTGCTCATCGGCGCGCTCGCGGCGCTGGCGCCGAAGCAGGACGCGGCCTTCCTCCTCTCGCGCGTCAGCACGGAGCACCCGGCTTCGTACACGTACGGCTTCCTCATTGGCTTGCTGCAGGCGCAGTGGACCTTCACCGGCTACGACGCCAGCGCGCACATCTCCGAGGAGACGAGAGATCCCACGCGCAACGCGCCCTGGGGCATCTTCCTCTCCGTGGCCGTCAGCGCCGTGGTGGGCTACGTGCTGCTGGGCGCGGTGACGCTGGCGATTCAAGACCTGCCCGCCACTGTCGCCGCGCCCAATCCCTTTCTCTATGTGCTGACGAACGCGCTGGGCCCGTCCATCGGCGGCGCGCTGGTGTGGGTGGCCATCGGCGCCATGTGGTTCTGCGGGCTGTCGTCGGTGACGTCCAACTCGCGCATGCTGTTCGCCTTCGCGCGCGACAACGGGCTGCCCGGCTCACGGTGGTTGAAGCATGTGTCGCCGCGCTTCCGAAGCCCGTCGGTGGCGGTATGGGTGTCCGTTGTCGCCGCCTTCGTCGTGGCGCTGTGGGCGCAGGCGTACGCGGCCATGGTGGCGCTGAGCACGCTGGCGCTCTACGCGTCCTATGCGCTGCCCATCTGGGTGGGCTGGCGCGCGCGCCGCAATGGCACGTGGTCCCACCAGGGGCCGTGGGATTTGGGCCGCGCGTCGCCCTGGGTGAATGGGGTGGCGCTCGGCTGGTGCGCGGTCATCACGGTGCTCTTCGTGCTGCCGCCCAACCAGCTCGCCGGCTACACGTTCGCCGGCGCGCTGGTGCTGCTGGGGCTCTACTGGGTCCTGATGCAGCGGCACACCTTCACCGGGCCGAAGGTGACGCTGCTGCGGCAGCGCGCGGACGCGACTACTTCGGCAGCGCGGTCTTCCCCATCTTCAGGATGA
- the pheA gene encoding prephenate dehydratase yields the protein MAEQPKRRIAFQGEHGAYGEEALRALHGPQVESVPVLTFRAVFESVAEGRVHGGVVPVESTLGGPVAENVDLLLEHDLPITGELSLRIRHCLLAPKGRTMDGIERVMSHPQALSQCAGYLRRRGLLPIPETNTAIAARRVAEEAPPRTAAIASRMAAELYGLAVLDVGVEDSPDNHTRFVTLGPPPERTWTRRKTALAFTVENTPGALYRVLSAFSSRGLNVARLESRPQRRAWEYVWCMDVDGALEDARVREAVDAAQGACITLRVLGSYGVA from the coding sequence ATGGCTGAGCAGCCGAAGCGCCGCATCGCCTTCCAGGGAGAGCATGGCGCCTACGGCGAGGAGGCCCTGCGTGCGCTGCACGGGCCGCAGGTCGAGTCCGTCCCCGTCCTCACCTTCCGCGCCGTCTTCGAGTCCGTGGCGGAGGGCCGCGTGCACGGAGGCGTGGTGCCGGTGGAGAGCACGCTCGGCGGCCCCGTGGCGGAGAACGTGGACCTGCTGCTGGAGCATGACTTGCCGATTACCGGCGAGCTGTCCCTGCGCATCCGCCACTGCCTGCTCGCGCCGAAGGGGCGGACGATGGATGGCATCGAGCGGGTGATGTCGCATCCACAGGCGCTGTCGCAGTGCGCGGGCTACCTGCGCAGGCGCGGGCTCTTGCCGATTCCGGAGACGAATACGGCCATCGCCGCGCGCCGGGTGGCGGAGGAGGCGCCGCCCCGCACGGCCGCCATCGCCAGTCGCATGGCGGCGGAGCTGTATGGGCTCGCGGTGCTGGACGTGGGCGTGGAGGACTCGCCGGACAACCACACGCGCTTCGTCACGCTGGGCCCACCGCCCGAGCGCACGTGGACGCGGCGGAAGACGGCGCTGGCCTTCACGGTGGAGAACACGCCGGGCGCGCTGTACCGGGTGCTGAGCGCCTTCTCGTCGCGCGGGCTGAACGTGGCGCGGCTGGAGTCCCGGCCGCAGCGCCGCGCGTGGGAGTACGTCTGGTGCATGGACGTGGACGGCGCGCTGGAGGACGCACGGGTGCGCGAGGCGGTGGATGCCGCCCAGGGCGCCTGCATCACCCTGCGAGTGCTCGGCAGCTACGGCGTGGCGTGA